Proteins from one Kiritimatiellia bacterium genomic window:
- a CDS encoding methylenetetrahydrofolate reductase gives MPDRTIAELLQRASRPLLSFEFFPPKDEKGLDTLRKAAGQLVAARPDFVTVTYGAGGSTRERTLEVCELLRAMGFAVVMPHLTCVGSSRAELVEYAEELYRRGYRNIMTLRGDPPKGETLFRVAKDGLAHASDLVALLKGRHADFCCGVAGYPEKHPEAASLPSDIANLKAKLAAGGDFVTTQLFFENRFYADYVRRCREAGLAQPILPGIMPALSHKQIQRFTAVCGATFPGPLATQLAAAADDAAAAQVGMAWAQGQVEQLLRDGVPGIHLYVLNRAHAAPLIAALRR, from the coding sequence ATGCCGGACCGGACCATCGCCGAATTGCTGCAGCGCGCCTCGCGCCCCTTGCTTTCTTTTGAATTTTTCCCGCCGAAGGATGAGAAGGGGTTGGACACGCTGCGGAAGGCCGCGGGACAGCTCGTCGCCGCGCGCCCGGATTTCGTGACGGTCACCTACGGTGCGGGAGGCTCCACCCGCGAGCGCACGCTGGAGGTGTGCGAACTCCTGCGCGCGATGGGTTTTGCCGTCGTCATGCCGCACCTCACCTGCGTCGGGTCCAGCCGCGCGGAGCTGGTGGAATACGCCGAGGAATTGTACCGCCGCGGCTACCGCAACATTATGACCCTGCGCGGCGACCCGCCGAAGGGCGAGACCCTCTTCCGCGTGGCGAAGGACGGTTTGGCGCACGCCTCCGACCTCGTCGCCCTGCTTAAGGGCCGGCATGCCGATTTCTGCTGCGGGGTGGCGGGTTATCCGGAGAAGCATCCCGAGGCCGCCAGCCTGCCCTCGGATATCGCGAATCTCAAGGCCAAGCTGGCCGCCGGGGGCGACTTCGTCACCACCCAGCTTTTTTTTGAGAACCGTTTTTACGCGGACTATGTCCGGCGCTGCCGGGAGGCGGGCCTCGCGCAGCCAATCCTGCCGGGGATCATGCCGGCGCTTTCGCACAAGCAGATCCAGCGGTTCACGGCGGTCTGCGGCGCGACCTTCCCCGGCCCGCTGGCCACGCAACTGGCCGCGGCGGCGGACGACGCGGCCGCCGCGCAGGTCGGCATGGCCTGGGCGCAGGGACAGGTGGAGCAGTTGCTCCGGGACGGCGTCCCGGGGATTCATCTCTACGTCCTCAACCGCGCCCACGCCGCGCCGCTGATCGCCGCCCTCCGGCGGTGA
- a CDS encoding DUF4465 domain-containing protein — protein MNNSIARGLLAGLIAGLPVSLPALDVDFGDHPLPPQSSWNGSDLSGGVTSRTVFLRNRYDPAWGNWSGFALSNIHDTNTAGWLNQYAVFGGTGMGGAGTYAVAYDDTYGEEADIVTLPLPAWVRGFYVNNTTYAALTMRDGDAYGFSKKFGGGTGDDPDWFQLTVTGRDLDGQVVGVTNHFLADYRFTNNAQDFIQSDWRWVDLSAFGASVKTLHFSLSSSDAGAWGMNTPAYFALDSLVFTYGPAAGQEHSPAIGMGDRRIVSWAGGWTNYTVGGGCDPEWQIPANALGPASGDSFGIVCLGDGGAITMTFDLPIADGPGPDFAIFENAFGDDFLELAWVEVSSDGTNFFRFVNHSLTASAVPFFGASMQATNLAGLAGKYRQGFGTPFDLRELDAVSPLLDVMSVGWVRLVDIVGDGSCTDSFGNAVYDPYPTESSAGFDLDAVGVLNYRMDCAPAALSPEARQFECLAFTNWLYELQAADRLDAEAWATVLSVTGRNERVLLEDSGPPAPGRFYRLRRSPLP, from the coding sequence GTGAACAACAGTATCGCCCGTGGTCTCCTGGCCGGCCTGATCGCCGGCTTGCCTGTATCCCTGCCCGCCCTCGACGTGGATTTTGGCGATCATCCGCTGCCCCCGCAGTCGTCCTGGAACGGCTCCGATCTCTCCGGCGGGGTCACCAGCCGCACCGTTTTCTTGCGGAACCGCTACGATCCCGCGTGGGGCAACTGGAGCGGGTTTGCGCTCTCCAACATCCACGACACCAATACCGCCGGCTGGCTCAACCAGTATGCCGTCTTCGGCGGCACGGGCATGGGCGGCGCGGGCACGTACGCCGTGGCCTACGACGACACGTACGGGGAGGAGGCGGACATCGTCACGCTGCCGCTCCCCGCCTGGGTGCGCGGTTTCTACGTCAACAACACCACCTACGCCGCCCTGACCATGCGCGACGGAGACGCCTACGGATTCTCTAAAAAATTCGGCGGGGGGACGGGCGACGACCCGGACTGGTTCCAACTCACCGTCACCGGCCGCGACCTCGACGGCCAGGTCGTCGGGGTCACGAATCACTTCCTCGCCGATTATCGGTTCACGAACAACGCGCAGGATTTCATCCAATCCGACTGGCGGTGGGTGGACCTCTCCGCGTTCGGCGCGTCGGTCAAGACCCTCCATTTTTCCCTCTCGTCCAGCGACGCGGGCGCGTGGGGCATGAACACGCCCGCCTATTTCGCGCTGGATAGCCTGGTCTTCACGTATGGCCCCGCCGCCGGCCAGGAGCATTCCCCGGCGATCGGCATGGGCGACCGCCGGATCGTCTCCTGGGCCGGCGGCTGGACTAACTACACGGTGGGGGGCGGTTGCGACCCGGAGTGGCAGATTCCGGCCAACGCCCTGGGCCCGGCCTCGGGCGACTCGTTCGGGATCGTCTGCCTGGGCGACGGCGGCGCCATCACCATGACCTTCGATCTCCCCATCGCGGACGGGCCCGGTCCCGACTTCGCGATTTTCGAGAACGCGTTCGGCGACGATTTCCTGGAACTGGCCTGGGTGGAGGTTTCCAGCGATGGCACGAATTTCTTCCGCTTCGTGAACCATTCCCTCACCGCCAGCGCGGTGCCGTTCTTCGGCGCGAGCATGCAGGCGACCAATCTCGCGGGCCTGGCCGGGAAATACCGGCAGGGCTTCGGCACGCCGTTCGATCTGCGCGAACTGGACGCCGTTTCCCCGCTGCTTGATGTCATGAGCGTGGGTTGGGTGCGCCTCGTGGACATTGTCGGCGACGGCTCCTGCACGGACTCGTTCGGGAACGCCGTCTACGATCCCTATCCCACCGAGAGCTCCGCGGGCTTCGATCTGGACGCCGTGGGCGTGTTGAACTACCGGATGGACTGCGCGCCCGCGGCGCTTTCGCCCGAAGCCCGGCAGTTTGAATGCCTGGCGTTCACGAACTGGCTCTACGAGCTGCAGGCCGCGGACCGGTTGGATGCAGAGGCGTGGGCGACCGTGCTCTCCGTCACTGGCCGTAACGAGCGGGTGTTGCTGGAGGATTCCGGCCCGCCCGCGCCCGGCCGGTTCTATCGCCTCCGGAGGTCGCCCCTGCCGTGA
- a CDS encoding prepilin-type N-terminal cleavage/methylation domain-containing protein yields the protein MKKDFSNTPSPDFRQASVWEKHLLSFPIIGKMGFSLVELLVVVAILLVLVAALVPFAARSIEAGRRAQCGSNLRQLFLANAAYAAETGSYVAAAPDIMGPNRRRWHGVRSGGSGAFDGTLGPLARFLEDGRVRRCPSFPDYRWDAAANAFEAACGGYGYNDRGVGSRVYLLGYAAVAMRQGMPPGAIRSPAHTVMFADAAFGQPYDDPRYFIEYSFAEAYYFVGRSSGQLYGPSRPSVHFRHGGRAGVAWCDGHVSWEAQSLGNPASGLGWFGPADNSLFDPF from the coding sequence GTGAAAAAGGATTTTTCCAATACGCCTTCGCCGGACTTCCGGCAGGCCAGTGTTTGGGAAAAGCATCTCCTTAGCTTTCCAATCATTGGAAAAATGGGTTTTTCCCTGGTCGAGTTGCTGGTGGTGGTCGCTATCCTGCTTGTCCTGGTGGCCGCGCTGGTGCCGTTTGCGGCCCGGAGCATCGAGGCCGGCCGGCGGGCGCAATGCGGCTCGAACCTCCGGCAGCTTTTCCTGGCCAATGCGGCTTACGCGGCGGAGACTGGAAGTTATGTGGCGGCGGCGCCGGACATCATGGGCCCCAACCGCCGGCGCTGGCACGGGGTCCGGTCCGGCGGATCGGGCGCGTTCGACGGGACGCTCGGGCCGCTGGCGCGGTTCCTGGAGGACGGGCGGGTGCGTCGATGCCCCTCGTTCCCGGACTACCGGTGGGACGCGGCGGCCAACGCGTTCGAGGCGGCGTGCGGCGGATACGGCTACAACGATCGCGGGGTGGGTTCGCGGGTGTATCTCCTGGGATACGCGGCGGTCGCGATGCGGCAGGGCATGCCGCCCGGGGCGATTCGAAGCCCGGCGCACACGGTGATGTTCGCCGACGCGGCGTTCGGCCAGCCGTACGACGACCCGCGTTACTTCATCGAGTACTCCTTCGCGGAGGCCTACTACTTCGTGGGGCGCTCCTCCGGGCAGTTGTACGGGCCCTCGCGCCCGTCCGTCCATTTCCGGCACGGGGGCCGCGCGGGCGTGGCCTGGTGCGACGGGCATGTAAGCTGGGAGGCGCAGTCGCTGGGGAATCCCGCCTCCGGCCTGGGCTGGTTCGGCCCGGCGGACAATTCGCTCTTTGACCCCTTCTGA
- a CDS encoding glycosyltransferase family 4 protein gives MMKVCVDIQAAVAQRAGVGRYAKSLVEHLGPLAGNDELSLFYFDFKGRGDPFPVPNATRKAVRWCPGRLVQQAWKRLGWPPFDWFAGRAEVYHFPNFIIPPLARGKAVVTIHDLAFKRFPETTERRNLDHLTSQIGKTVARADAIIAVSAFVAREIHELLGVPASRIFAIPSGMAGAWAAPSADSVTAMRREFGLDRPYLLTVGTLEPRKNVAFLVEVFERMKFDGDLVIAGAPGWKYEPILDRIRRSARAPRLRHLRYVAEKHLAALYAGAELFVFPSLYEGFGFTPLEAMACGVPVLAAATGSLPEVLGVAAEIVPGYDAADWADRADRLLTDTARRAELKERGFLQARRFSWDETARKTWQVYRGL, from the coding sequence ATGATGAAAGTATGCGTGGATATCCAGGCGGCCGTTGCGCAGCGGGCCGGCGTGGGCCGCTATGCTAAATCCCTCGTCGAGCATCTCGGCCCGCTGGCCGGGAATGACGAGTTGTCGCTTTTCTATTTCGATTTCAAGGGAAGAGGAGATCCGTTTCCCGTGCCGAACGCGACACGGAAGGCGGTCCGCTGGTGCCCCGGGAGGCTCGTCCAGCAGGCGTGGAAGCGACTGGGGTGGCCCCCCTTCGACTGGTTCGCCGGCCGCGCGGAGGTCTACCACTTTCCCAATTTCATCATCCCGCCCCTGGCGCGCGGAAAGGCCGTCGTGACGATTCACGACCTCGCCTTCAAGCGGTTCCCGGAGACCACCGAGCGGCGCAACCTGGACCACCTGACTTCGCAAATCGGGAAGACCGTCGCACGGGCCGACGCCATCATCGCGGTCTCGGCCTTTGTGGCCCGCGAAATCCACGAACTGCTCGGGGTTCCCGCGTCGCGGATTTTTGCCATCCCGTCCGGAATGGCCGGCGCCTGGGCGGCGCCCTCCGCCGACTCCGTGACCGCGATGCGGCGCGAGTTTGGACTCGACCGCCCGTACCTGCTGACCGTCGGGACGCTCGAACCCCGCAAGAACGTCGCGTTTCTCGTGGAGGTTTTTGAGCGGATGAAGTTCGACGGCGACCTGGTGATCGCCGGGGCCCCGGGCTGGAAATACGAACCCATCCTCGATCGCATCCGGCGATCGGCCCGCGCGCCGCGCCTCCGGCACCTGCGTTACGTGGCGGAAAAGCACCTGGCTGCCCTCTATGCCGGCGCCGAGCTTTTTGTCTTCCCGTCGCTGTACGAAGGCTTCGGCTTTACTCCGCTGGAGGCCATGGCCTGCGGCGTTCCCGTCCTGGCCGCCGCCACGGGCTCCCTGCCGGAGGTCCTTGGCGTCGCGGCGGAAATTGTGCCCGGTTACGATGCCGCGGATTGGGCGGACCGGGCGGATCGTCTGTTGACTGATACCGCCCGCCGCGCGGAGTTGAAGGAACGGGGATTCCTGCAGGCGCGCCGCTTCAGCTGGGACGAAACGGCCCGGAAGACCTGGCAGGTATACCGCGGACTGTAG
- a CDS encoding glycosyltransferase family 4 protein yields the protein MRIGLDARWIFPELSGIGTYTTELIREFARLETGHEFVLIFRDPAIRDRVWSAAGLEGHPRFRGHMVPWGVFSPWSQLRLPAVLRRLEIDVFHSPNYMIPFRAFPRNRAHAVKCVATIHDLIPLLFPEHTPRALKTRLFPLFRRVMFEVGARADAILTVSETSRADILRSLRIPGEREGRVRAVYNGVAPEYRPASRRPAPHKTLLCVGRFDPYKNVGGLLEAFARLRARGGPDVRLRIIGPPDPRYPEAPRKARELGLEGAVEWGGYAGGADLLDAYQQADVFALLSHYEGFGLTVLEAMACGTPVVCSDIGALREVAGDAARRVDPCDPEAVADALGRVMTEPGVAEEMRRKGLARAREFTWARTAAETLRVYEEVARS from the coding sequence ATGCGCATTGGACTGGACGCGCGGTGGATTTTCCCGGAATTGAGCGGGATCGGGACCTACACGACGGAACTGATCCGCGAATTCGCCCGCCTGGAGACGGGGCACGAATTCGTGCTCATCTTCCGCGACCCGGCGATCCGCGACCGGGTCTGGAGCGCCGCGGGCCTGGAGGGGCATCCGCGCTTTCGCGGGCACATGGTTCCGTGGGGGGTGTTTTCCCCGTGGAGCCAACTGCGGCTGCCCGCCGTACTCCGCCGGCTGGAGATCGATGTCTTCCACTCGCCCAACTACATGATCCCGTTCCGGGCGTTTCCCCGGAACCGCGCGCACGCGGTGAAATGCGTCGCCACCATCCATGACCTGATCCCGTTGCTGTTTCCCGAGCATACGCCCCGGGCGCTGAAGACCCGGCTGTTCCCGCTCTTCAGGCGGGTGATGTTCGAGGTCGGCGCGCGGGCGGATGCCATCCTGACCGTCAGCGAGACCTCGCGCGCGGATATCCTGCGGAGCCTGCGCATCCCGGGCGAACGCGAAGGGCGCGTGCGCGCCGTGTACAACGGCGTGGCCCCGGAATACCGCCCCGCGTCCCGCCGGCCCGCGCCGCACAAAACCCTCCTCTGCGTCGGCCGCTTCGATCCCTATAAAAATGTCGGGGGGCTCCTGGAGGCCTTTGCCCGCCTCCGCGCTCGCGGCGGGCCGGACGTGCGGCTGCGGATCATCGGCCCGCCCGACCCGCGCTATCCCGAGGCGCCGCGCAAGGCGCGGGAACTCGGCCTGGAAGGCGCGGTGGAATGGGGCGGTTACGCCGGCGGGGCGGACCTGTTGGACGCGTACCAGCAGGCGGACGTCTTTGCGCTGCTGTCGCACTACGAGGGCTTCGGCCTGACCGTGCTCGAGGCGATGGCCTGCGGCACGCCCGTCGTGTGCAGCGATATCGGCGCGCTGCGCGAGGTGGCCGGCGACGCGGCGCGGCGGGTGGACCCCTGCGATCCGGAGGCCGTGGCGGACGCCTTGGGGCGGGTCATGACGGAGCCCGGCGTAGCGGAGGAGATGAGGCGCAAGGGCCTGGCGCGCGCGCGGGAATTCACCTGGGCGCGGACGGCCGCCGAGACCCTCCGCGTTTACGAGGAGGTCGCCCGGTCGTGA
- a CDS encoding glycosyltransferase: MSMTSPVVFPPGWRDLRVVLSHDWLNGMRGGERVLEWLCRGFPGAPVYTLLCKPDALSDVIRAHPLRASWLQRVPGIQRWYRYFLPLFPGAIERLRAPDADLLVSTSHCVAKGLVPPAGAKHLCYCFTPMRYAWVFYEEYFGGSRWKRKLLEPRLAKLRDWDRRASDRVNRFVTLSRHVQDRIHRFYGRESTVVYPPADTGFFTPAAVEPGGFDLVVSALVPYKCLDLAVRAYTRLGYPLKIVGTGTEFNRLRRLAGPSIQFLGWRPDEEVRDLYRRCRFLVFPGEEDFGIVPVEAQACGRPVIAFARGGALETVRENVTGFFFKEQADAALLAAVEEAAARRWDPAAIRAHAEQFSPQAFLDGMDREIRRCLSD, from the coding sequence GTGAGCATGACCTCCCCCGTGGTTTTTCCGCCCGGTTGGCGCGACCTGCGTGTCGTGCTTTCCCACGACTGGCTCAACGGCATGCGCGGCGGCGAGCGGGTGCTGGAGTGGCTGTGCCGGGGCTTCCCCGGCGCGCCCGTCTACACGCTGCTCTGCAAGCCGGACGCGCTGTCCGACGTTATCCGCGCCCACCCCCTTCGCGCGAGCTGGCTGCAGCGCGTGCCCGGCATCCAGCGATGGTACCGGTATTTCCTGCCGCTGTTTCCGGGCGCCATCGAGCGCCTGCGCGCGCCGGACGCCGACCTGCTCGTCAGCACGAGCCACTGCGTGGCCAAGGGCTTGGTCCCGCCGGCCGGGGCCAAGCACCTGTGCTATTGCTTCACGCCGATGCGGTATGCCTGGGTGTTTTACGAGGAGTACTTCGGCGGCAGCCGGTGGAAGCGAAAGCTGCTGGAGCCGCGCCTCGCGAAACTGCGCGACTGGGACCGTCGCGCGTCGGACCGCGTGAACCGCTTCGTCACCTTGAGCCGGCACGTCCAGGACCGCATCCACCGCTTCTACGGCCGCGAATCGACCGTGGTCTACCCGCCGGCGGACACCGGCTTTTTCACGCCGGCCGCCGTCGAGCCCGGCGGCTTTGACCTGGTGGTTTCCGCCCTGGTGCCCTACAAGTGCCTCGATCTCGCCGTGCGCGCCTACACGCGGCTGGGGTATCCCCTCAAGATCGTCGGCACGGGCACGGAGTTCAACCGCCTGCGCCGGCTGGCGGGACCGTCCATCCAGTTCCTCGGTTGGCGCCCGGACGAGGAGGTTCGCGACCTGTACCGCCGCTGCCGGTTCCTGGTGTTCCCGGGCGAGGAGGATTTCGGCATCGTCCCGGTAGAGGCCCAGGCCTGCGGGCGGCCGGTGATCGCCTTCGCGCGCGGCGGGGCGCTGGAAACCGTGCGGGAGAACGTCACGGGCTTTTTCTTCAAGGAGCAGGCCGACGCCGCCCTTCTGGCCGCCGTCGAGGAAGCCGCCGCGCGCCGGTGGGATCCGGCCGCGATCCGCGCGCACGCGGAGCAGTTCTCCCCGCAGGCGTTCCTGGACGGGATGGATCGCGAGATCCGGCGCTGCCTGTCCGACTAA
- a CDS encoding 4-hydroxy-tetrahydrodipicolinate reductase codes for MSNVVIVGAGGRMGKIMIRLLQGGAEPGLKLFGAVDLWDCPDRDKDAGLAAGVGELGIKITSDLAALLPGCDAVIDFSAHHGTAGNAPRVAASGKGLVIGTTGLGTEEKKAVEEAARRIPVVVSPNMSLGMNLLFALVRKAAETLKGKGYDIEIIERHHRKKKDSPSGTALGLGEAAAAGYGWDLKKTAVDGRSGLVGERPAEQIGFHAVRGGDIVGDHTVLFAADGECIELSHRATSREAFARGALRAAAWLAGRAPGLYSMRDVLGV; via the coding sequence ATGAGTAACGTGGTCATCGTGGGTGCCGGCGGACGGATGGGCAAGATCATGATCCGCCTGCTGCAAGGCGGCGCGGAGCCGGGGCTGAAGCTTTTCGGCGCGGTGGATCTCTGGGACTGCCCGGATCGCGACAAGGACGCGGGCCTCGCCGCCGGCGTCGGTGAACTCGGCATCAAGATCACGTCCGACCTGGCGGCCCTGCTGCCGGGCTGCGATGCGGTCATCGATTTCAGCGCGCACCACGGGACCGCGGGCAACGCCCCGCGCGTCGCGGCCTCCGGCAAGGGCCTGGTTATCGGCACGACCGGCTTGGGCACCGAGGAGAAGAAAGCCGTCGAGGAGGCGGCGCGGAGGATTCCCGTCGTCGTCTCGCCCAACATGAGCCTCGGCATGAACCTCCTGTTCGCCCTCGTCCGGAAGGCCGCGGAGACGCTCAAGGGCAAGGGCTACGACATCGAGATCATCGAGCGGCACCACCGGAAGAAAAAGGACTCGCCGAGCGGCACGGCCCTCGGCCTCGGCGAGGCCGCGGCGGCCGGCTACGGCTGGGATCTGAAGAAGACCGCCGTGGACGGGCGCAGCGGCCTGGTCGGCGAGCGGCCGGCGGAGCAGATCGGGTTCCACGCCGTGCGCGGCGGGGACATCGTGGGCGACCACACGGTCCTGTTCGCGGCGGACGGGGAATGCATCGAGCTTTCGCACCGCGCGACGAGCCGCGAGGCGTTCGCCCGAGGCGCGCTGCGCGCGGCGGCGTGGCTCGCGGGCCGGGCCCCGGGCCTCTACTCCATGCGCGACGTGCTGGGCGTTTAG
- a CDS encoding 4-hydroxy-tetrahydrodipicolinate synthase, whose amino-acid sequence MFEGAYTAIVTPFGRDGGVDYGKLRGLIERQVAGGVDGIVPVGTTGESPTLDFAEHEKVIETCIQAGAGRLKVIAGTGANSTAEALELTRHAIGAGADGTLQVTPYYNKPSVAGLIKHFTAVADLGLPTVLYNIPGRTGREIPVDTVVELAKHPKIVAIKEAGGSVDRVSQIAGRCNLTVLSGDDSLTLPMMVVGGHGVISVASNVAPKAVADMVHAALRGDWETARRLHRQHYRLFTDLFLDTNPIPVKAALAMMGQCEETYRLPLCETSDKVKATLRETLKQLKLL is encoded by the coding sequence ATGTTTGAAGGCGCCTATACAGCCATTGTCACGCCGTTCGGACGCGACGGCGGCGTGGATTACGGGAAGCTCCGCGGCCTGATCGAGCGCCAGGTCGCCGGCGGCGTGGACGGGATCGTCCCCGTCGGCACGACCGGCGAATCGCCGACGCTCGATTTCGCGGAGCACGAGAAGGTGATCGAGACCTGCATCCAGGCCGGCGCCGGCCGCCTCAAGGTCATCGCGGGCACGGGCGCCAACTCCACCGCCGAGGCGCTGGAGCTGACCCGGCACGCCATCGGCGCGGGCGCCGACGGGACGCTGCAGGTGACCCCCTACTACAACAAGCCCAGCGTGGCCGGGCTGATCAAACATTTCACGGCCGTCGCCGACCTCGGCTTGCCGACGGTGCTCTACAACATCCCCGGCCGGACCGGCCGCGAGATCCCGGTGGACACCGTCGTCGAACTGGCGAAGCACCCGAAGATCGTCGCCATCAAGGAGGCGGGCGGCAGCGTGGACCGGGTCAGCCAGATCGCAGGGCGCTGCAACCTGACCGTGCTCTCGGGCGATGACTCGCTCACCCTGCCCATGATGGTCGTGGGCGGGCACGGGGTGATCAGCGTCGCCTCCAACGTCGCGCCGAAGGCGGTCGCGGACATGGTCCACGCCGCGCTCCGGGGCGACTGGGAGACCGCGCGCCGGCTGCACCGGCAGCACTACCGGCTGTTCACGGACCTGTTCCTCGACACGAACCCCATCCCCGTCAAGGCCGCCCTGGCCATGATGGGCCAGTGCGAGGAAACCTACCGCCTGCCGCTGTGCGAGACGTCGGACAAGGTCAAGGCGACGCTGCGGGAAACCTTGAAGCAGTTGAAGCTGCTGTAA
- a CDS encoding pyridoxal-phosphate dependent enzyme produces the protein MKIIESINRDVLKKSVQRARERGVILPTFAQQRNPNLVPQKIVDRLKNIGLWDINPLNLFRITWKNEPKAKGGGFGEGNWVEFPPELTGVPAKIVGLAGKFFPTGAHKVGAAYGCLVPRLVSGNFDPTTQKAVWPSTGNYCRGGAYDCALLGCPAVAILPEGMSRERFEWLKQIGTDEIIATPGTESNVKEIYDKCWELRRERGGKIVIFNQFEEFGNSIWHYNMTGGVIEEIYQKHYRTGRSRLAAYISATGSAGTIAAGDFLRTKHPFLRVVATEALQCPTLFQYGFGAHRIEGIGDKHVPWIHNVRNTDAVAAIDDEQVMQILRLFNEAAGLKFLEQRGVKRGVLERLSWLGISCICNLVAAIKTAKYYDMGPNDVIFTPLTDSMELYASRKQEMEEQHGKYDAVKAAVHYARYLEGAGVDYFRELTYFDRKALHNFKYFTWVEQQGRDSDELRRLWDDDFWKELFAQAQVDEWDRLITEFNDATGVLKAM, from the coding sequence ATGAAAATCATCGAATCCATCAACCGCGACGTTTTGAAGAAGTCCGTGCAGCGCGCCCGCGAACGCGGCGTCATCCTGCCGACCTTCGCGCAGCAGAGGAATCCGAACCTTGTGCCGCAGAAGATCGTGGACCGGCTTAAGAATATCGGGTTATGGGACATCAATCCCCTGAACCTTTTCCGTATCACGTGGAAGAACGAGCCGAAGGCGAAAGGCGGCGGGTTCGGCGAGGGCAACTGGGTCGAGTTCCCGCCGGAACTGACCGGCGTGCCGGCGAAGATCGTCGGGTTGGCGGGCAAGTTCTTCCCGACGGGCGCGCACAAGGTGGGCGCGGCATACGGTTGCCTGGTACCGCGACTGGTCTCCGGCAACTTCGACCCGACGACGCAGAAGGCCGTCTGGCCGTCCACGGGCAACTACTGCCGCGGCGGCGCCTACGACTGCGCGCTGCTGGGCTGCCCGGCGGTCGCGATCCTGCCGGAGGGCATGAGCCGCGAGCGCTTCGAGTGGCTGAAGCAGATCGGCACGGACGAGATCATCGCGACCCCCGGCACGGAATCCAACGTGAAGGAAATCTACGACAAGTGCTGGGAGCTGCGCCGCGAGCGCGGCGGCAAGATCGTGATCTTCAACCAGTTCGAGGAGTTCGGCAACTCGATCTGGCACTACAACATGACCGGCGGCGTGATCGAGGAGATTTACCAGAAGCACTACCGCACCGGCCGTAGCCGGCTGGCGGCGTACATCAGCGCCACGGGCTCGGCGGGGACGATCGCCGCGGGCGATTTCCTGCGCACGAAGCACCCGTTCCTGCGCGTGGTCGCCACCGAGGCGCTCCAGTGCCCGACGCTCTTCCAGTACGGGTTCGGCGCGCACCGGATCGAGGGCATCGGCGACAAGCACGTGCCGTGGATCCACAACGTGCGCAACACGGACGCCGTGGCGGCGATCGACGACGAGCAGGTGATGCAGATCCTGCGCCTGTTCAACGAGGCGGCGGGTCTGAAGTTCCTCGAGCAGCGCGGCGTGAAGCGCGGGGTGCTGGAGCGCCTGTCGTGGCTGGGCATCTCGTGCATCTGCAACCTCGTCGCGGCCATCAAGACGGCGAAGTACTACGACATGGGCCCGAACGACGTGATCTTTACGCCGCTGACGGATTCCATGGAGCTGTATGCCTCGCGGAAGCAGGAGATGGAGGAGCAGCACGGGAAATACGACGCGGTCAAGGCGGCGGTGCACTATGCCCGCTACCTGGAGGGCGCCGGCGTCGATTACTTCCGCGAGCTGACCTACTTCGACCGCAAGGCGCTGCACAACTTCAAGTACTTCACCTGGGTCGAGCAGCAAGGCCGGGACTCCGACGAGCTGCGCCGGCTGTGGGACGACGACTTCTGGAAGGAGCTCTTCGCCCAGGCGCAGGTGGACGAGTGGGACCGGCTCATCACCGAGTTCAACGACGCCACGGGCGTACTGAAGGCGATGTAG